One Rosa chinensis cultivar Old Blush chromosome 3, RchiOBHm-V2, whole genome shotgun sequence DNA window includes the following coding sequences:
- the LOC112191393 gene encoding cation/calcium exchanger 1 has protein sequence MAGSTSSSTLKKLALLFLNISFLFLFSCLCLTTTNHLHPNHHSSTLPNQSTILHATIADDGCSKLHEHPDFETKCLYVKTQIGCRPDGYLNYLQIFYCNFGQFPIIAHVAILLWLLVLFYLLGNTAANYFCSSLESLSKILKLSPTIAGVTLLSLGNGAPDVFSSIVSFTGSGDGDVGLNSVLGGAFFVSTIVVGLISILISHQKVSVDKSSFIRDVIFFLFSLSSLLAIIAIGIINLWGSIAFVAIYFVYVGSVSATHMNNVRKLERERDQLLVLGDTSTSPLLRHIDEEKIVVSVQDDDDKDGVDAQEQKLYSSFGYLGYLLELPLSLPRRLTIPVVSEENWSKPFAVISVTLAPMSLAALFNTQAENVGSRTKLVAYITAAITGLVFGNLAYLSTKKSGPPNNNKYLFPWLVGGFVMSVAWTYLTAEELVCLLESYGNILGISPSILGLTILAWGNSLGDLIANVAMAVNGGADGAQIAITGCYAGPMFNTLVGLGFSLVLSSWKEYPSSYVIVIDHSLYETVAFLMVGLLWALVMLPNKNMKLDRYMGSGLIAIYLCFLSLKLAMLLL, from the coding sequence ATGGCTGGCTCAACCTCCAGTTCTACACTCAAGAAACTCGCTCTATTATTCCTCAACATatcctttctctttctcttctcatgTCTCTGTCTTACAACTACTAATCATCTCCATCCCAATCATCACAGTTCAACCTTACCAAACCAGTCCACTATTCTTCATGCCACCATAGCTGATGATGGCTGCAGTAAACTCCATGAACACCCAGATTTTGAAACCAAGTGTTTGTATGTCAAAACCCAAATAGGTTGCAGGCCTGATGGTTACTTAAACTATCTCCAAATCTTTTATTGCAACTTTGGCCAGTTCCCAATAATAGCCCATGTTGCAATTCTACTTTGGCTTCTTGTTTTGTTCTACCTCTTGGGGAACACAGCTGCCAATTACTTCTGCTCCTCCTTAGAGAGCTTGTCCAAAATCTTGAAGCTCTCTCCCACCATTGCCGGAGTAACCCTCCTTTCGCTCGGAAATGGCGCCCCGGATGTCTTTTCGAGCATCGTTTCTTTCACGGGATCAGGTGATGGTGATGTCGGCCTAAACAGTGTGTTGGGGGGAGCCTTCTTTGTGTCTACTATTGTGGTAGGTCTTATTAGCATACTAATTAGCCATCAAAAAGTGTCGGTTGATAAGTCCAGCTTCATAAGGGATGTcatctttttcttattctcCCTCTCCTCTCTTCTTGCGATCATAGCCATCGGAATAATCAATTTGTGGGGTTCCATTGCTTTTGTTGCTATTTACTTTGTCTATGTCGGTTCAGTCTCAGCCACACACATGAACAACGTAAGgaaattagagagagaaagagaccaATTATTGGTTCTCGGAGACACTAGCACTAGTCCTTTGTTGAGGCATATCGACGAAGAAAAAATAGTTGTTTCTGTtcaagatgatgatgataaagATGGTGTCGATGCTCAAGAACAGAAACTATATTCGTCTTTTGGTTATTTGGGGTATCTGTTGGAGCTGCCTCTGTCGTTGCCTAGAAGATTGACCATACCGGTTGTGAGCGAGGAAAATTGGTCCAAGCCATTTGCAGTTATTTCTGTGACTTTGGCACCAATGTCACTCGCTGCCCTTTTCAACACACAGGCTGAAAACGTGGGTTCCAGAACTAAATTAGTGGCTTACATAACAGCAGCTATTACTGGTTTGGTTTTTGGTAATCTTGCTTATTTGAGCACGAAAAAGTCAGGCCCACCAAACAATAACAAGTACTTGTTCCCATGGCTTGTGGGAGGGTTTGTGATGAGTGTGGCCTGGACTTACCTCACTGCTGAAGAACTGGTGTGTTTGTTAGAGTCGTATGGGAATATATTGGGGATTAGTCCTTCCATTCTGGGACTTACTATTCTGGCTTGGGGTAACTCTCTCGGAGATTTGATAGCTAATGTGGCCATGGCGGTTAACGGTGGGGCAGACGGAGCCCAGATTGCTATTACGGGCTGCTACGCCGGGCCGATGTTCAATACACTGGTGGGATTGGGGTTCTCACTGGTTTTGTCATCTTGGAAGGAGTATCCATCCTCATACGTCATTGTTATCGACCATTCTCTGTACGAGACGGTGGCGTTTCTGATGGTGGGGTTGCTCTGGGCGCTTGTCATGTTGccaaacaagaatatgaagCTGGATCGTTATATGGGGAGTGGCCTAATCGCAATCTACTTGTGttttctgtctctgaagctaGCCATGCTGCTGCTGTGA